A window of the Pyrodictium abyssi genome harbors these coding sequences:
- a CDS encoding 50S ribosomal protein L37ae, which translates to MARRTRTVGIAGRFGPRYGSTLRKRWRDVMERRYADHMCPFCGVKGHVKRISVGLWTCTKCGSTWAGGAYVPRTGLNKNFPKVVIRED; encoded by the coding sequence ATGGCGAGGCGCACACGCACAGTAGGCATAGCTGGCAGGTTTGGTCCGCGCTACGGCTCCACGCTGAGAAAGCGCTGGAGAGACGTAATGGAGCGTCGCTACGCAGACCACATGTGCCCGTTCTGCGGCGTAAAGGGCCACGTGAAGAGGATAAGTGTAGGCCTATGGACGTGTACGAAGTGCGGCTCGACGTGGGCTGGCGGCGCCTACGTACCCAGGACAGGGCTGAACAAGAACTTCCCAAAGGTAGTCATACGCGAAGACTAG
- the psmA gene encoding archaeal proteasome endopeptidase complex subunit alpha has product MSFPAPPAMMGYDRSTSMFSPDGRLFQVEYAMEAAKRGWTMVGVRAVDGVVIVAEKRKTSPLIDISQLEKVYMVDGHIGAGFVGFGSDGRILIDYARLLAVQYRFVYGEPIPVEYLTRQICDLMQVYTQHGGVRPFGVTLMIAGVDDTGPKLYVAEPSGQYISYKAHGLGQGGGQAIEVLQREYRDDMKLEDAILLGMKAVASVMEGKPTTETLEVGIVDSETQKFRKLSKEELQKFLEKLGA; this is encoded by the coding sequence GTGTCGTTCCCCGCACCGCCAGCGATGATGGGGTATGACCGTTCTACGTCGATGTTCTCGCCGGACGGCCGTCTCTTCCAAGTAGAGTACGCCATGGAGGCTGCCAAGCGCGGCTGGACCATGGTCGGGGTCCGCGCAGTGGATGGTGTGGTTATAGTAGCGGAGAAGAGGAAGACAAGCCCACTAATAGACATTAGCCAGCTAGAGAAGGTCTACATGGTGGATGGTCATATAGGTGCAGGCTTCGTCGGGTTCGGCAGCGACGGACGCATACTGATAGACTATGCTAGGCTCCTAGCGGTACAGTACAGGTTCGTCTACGGGGAGCCGATACCTGTAGAGTACCTGACCCGCCAGATATGCGACCTGATGCAGGTCTACACGCAGCATGGCGGTGTCCGCCCCTTCGGCGTAACCCTCATGATAGCTGGCGTGGATGACACTGGGCCTAAACTATACGTTGCTGAGCCAAGCGGCCAGTACATAAGCTACAAGGCTCACGGCCTAGGGCAGGGCGGTGGCCAGGCGATAGAGGTGCTGCAGAGAGAGTACCGCGACGACATGAAGCTAGAGGACGCGATACTGCTTGGAATGAAGGCGGTCGCTTCGGTCATGGAGGGCAAGCCTACGACTGAGACGCTAGAGGTAGGCATAGTTGACTCCGAGACGCAGAAATTCAGAAAACTGTCTAAAGAGGAGCTCCAAAAGTTCCTAGAAAAACTTGGTGCCTAG
- the rrp4 gene encoding exosome complex RNA-binding protein Rrp4, which translates to MARIHVQSRSIVLPGDIIAEGNDIVVESPFIERKGNQYYATITGLVNVQQLENGKYKISIIPLEGAYIPKPGDIVIGLVKDIGLTHWEVDIASPYKGILTIQEVLDRPFNPAVDSLKKYLDVGDYIVAKVVAFDRARDPLLTIKGKGLGRIVEGSIVEIKPSRIPRVIGKKGSMVNMLMNESGCEIVVGQNGRILVNCPNKDLEEIVVLSIKKIEAEAHTTGLTERVREFIRREKARRGV; encoded by the coding sequence TTGGCGCGTATACACGTACAATCCAGGTCAATAGTTTTACCGGGAGATATCATAGCTGAAGGCAACGACATAGTAGTTGAGTCGCCCTTCATAGAGCGTAAGGGCAACCAGTACTACGCGACGATAACGGGTCTTGTAAACGTCCAGCAGCTCGAGAACGGTAAGTACAAGATAAGCATAATACCACTTGAGGGCGCCTACATACCAAAGCCAGGCGACATAGTGATAGGGCTTGTAAAGGACATTGGGCTAACGCACTGGGAGGTGGATATCGCCTCCCCTTACAAAGGGATTCTCACTATACAGGAGGTCCTCGATAGGCCGTTTAACCCAGCGGTAGACAGTCTCAAGAAATACCTGGATGTAGGCGACTATATAGTGGCCAAGGTTGTCGCTTTCGACCGTGCACGGGACCCGCTCCTAACGATCAAAGGCAAGGGTCTGGGCAGGATCGTCGAGGGTTCTATAGTCGAGATAAAGCCTAGCCGGATACCCCGGGTCATAGGCAAGAAGGGTTCAATGGTAAACATGTTGATGAACGAGTCTGGTTGCGAGATAGTTGTGGGCCAGAATGGCCGTATACTCGTGAACTGTCCCAATAAGGACCTGGAAGAGATAGTTGTTCTCTCTATAAAGAAGATAGAAGCAGAAGCTCACACGACAGGGCTCACTGAGAGAGTGCGTGAGTTTATACGCAGGGAGAAGGCACGTAGAGGTGTGTAA
- a CDS encoding Brix domain containing protein yields MPAAARRTRIIVTTSHRPTQRVRSFVKDLVSVLPGAEKLTRGKATLRDLYYEAVARGAQRVIVVSVWKGNPGTLHVYEPLEPPSLELRLMARIMLEGVRLSRETPGAQRAYGAQSLGVYVPPAAGDELHRLADILARTLLASIAIDYGEALDRFDVVAVLDKGRSSIAEVEFRCSTGRVCGPLLRIAGVVDYDAGLRLHKAKGPLREASSGAGKGS; encoded by the coding sequence TTGCCTGCCGCGGCTAGGAGGACCCGCATAATAGTGACGACATCCCATAGGCCCACGCAGCGTGTTAGGAGCTTCGTTAAGGACCTGGTATCAGTTCTGCCGGGCGCAGAAAAGCTGACACGCGGCAAGGCTACGCTACGCGACCTGTACTACGAGGCAGTAGCGCGTGGGGCACAGCGCGTGATAGTGGTGTCGGTGTGGAAGGGTAATCCCGGTACACTGCATGTCTATGAGCCTCTTGAGCCCCCTAGTCTAGAGCTGAGGCTCATGGCGCGTATAATGCTGGAGGGTGTACGGCTCTCCCGCGAGACGCCGGGCGCGCAGCGGGCCTATGGAGCCCAGAGCCTTGGCGTATACGTGCCGCCGGCAGCCGGCGACGAGCTTCATCGTCTCGCGGATATACTCGCCAGGACCCTGCTTGCAAGCATAGCTATAGACTACGGCGAGGCTCTTGACCGGTTCGACGTGGTCGCTGTCCTTGATAAGGGGAGGAGCTCTATCGCTGAGGTGGAGTTCCGCTGTAGCACGGGCAGAGTCTGCGGCCCGCTACTACGTATAGCAGGTGTAGTGGACTATGACGCGGGTCTCCGGCTGCATAAGGCTAAAGGGCCTCTCCGAGAAGCTAGCTCGGGCGCTGGCAAGGGCTCTTGA
- the rrp41 gene encoding exosome complex exonuclease Rrp41, producing the protein MGGGAGEKPVLIRWEERDGQKVAIRHDGRLAAQLRPIRMEVGVLSNADGSALVEYGGTRVLAAVYGPREAHPRHMALPDRAVIRCRYHMAPFSTAERKTPAPTRREVELSKVIREALEAVVLTELFPRTAIDVYMEVLQSDGGTRTAAITAASLALADAGIAMRDLVAGVAVGKVDGVLVLDIDEIEDNYAEADMPVAMAPNLGKVLLLQLNGVLTHDEFVQAMELARKGIQTIYKLQKEALRRKYVEVVQEGGEQ; encoded by the coding sequence TTGGGCGGTGGAGCAGGCGAGAAGCCGGTCCTTATACGCTGGGAGGAGCGTGACGGCCAGAAGGTAGCGATACGCCACGATGGTAGGCTGGCGGCGCAGCTACGGCCCATACGCATGGAGGTGGGCGTACTAAGCAACGCAGATGGCTCCGCGCTGGTAGAGTACGGCGGGACTCGTGTACTAGCCGCAGTCTATGGTCCCCGTGAGGCGCATCCACGCCACATGGCGCTGCCAGACCGGGCTGTCATAAGATGCAGGTACCACATGGCGCCATTCTCTACTGCGGAGCGTAAGACGCCTGCACCTACACGTAGAGAGGTCGAGCTGTCCAAGGTCATCCGCGAGGCCCTAGAGGCGGTCGTGCTCACAGAGCTGTTTCCCCGTACAGCAATCGACGTGTATATGGAGGTGCTCCAGTCCGATGGGGGTACACGGACTGCTGCTATAACAGCAGCGAGCCTAGCACTCGCGGATGCTGGGATAGCTATGCGCGACCTAGTAGCGGGTGTCGCAGTTGGTAAGGTGGACGGTGTGCTAGTGCTTGATATAGATGAGATAGAGGATAATTACGCGGAAGCGGATATGCCAGTGGCTATGGCGCCTAACCTAGGCAAGGTGCTCCTCCTCCAGCTTAACGGTGTATTGACCCACGATGAGTTTGTACAAGCGATGGAGCTTGCGCGTAAGGGCATCCAGACCATATACAAGCTGCAGAAGGAGGCGCTCCGTAGGAAGTATGTAGAGGTAGTCCAGGAGGGTGGTGAGCAGTGA
- the rrp42 gene encoding exosome complex protein Rrp42 — protein MSITPSFQPVVPKLKRYTMETLLSRGVRLDGRKLDEVRKIEIVPGYIERAEGSALVRLGQTIVLAGVKTDIVAPFPDTPNEGVLVVHAEFVPLASPTFEPGPPDENAIELARVIDRSLREIKAVALDQLVLEPGKHVWRLFVDIYVLNHDGNLFDASMLAAMAALLSARLPVAVKTEDGYRVDRSRFTRVVPVNRRVVTVTLAKIAGKLVVDPTYEEEQVADTRMVVAVSDDGRIAGIQKTGMGDLEYREVLSAVAIAVNKASIYHKALEDMVLPYRAKMEEELRTEKTEEAAEGAAELQPAPHREHEESVEIAEVADEEGQSGGEGSGE, from the coding sequence GTGAGCATTACGCCCTCATTCCAGCCTGTGGTGCCGAAGCTAAAGCGCTACACTATGGAGACGCTACTATCGCGTGGTGTCCGGCTAGATGGCCGGAAGCTAGACGAGGTAAGAAAGATAGAGATAGTGCCCGGCTACATAGAGCGCGCCGAGGGCTCAGCACTAGTCAGACTAGGGCAGACTATTGTGCTGGCGGGTGTTAAGACCGACATAGTGGCCCCATTCCCCGATACGCCTAACGAGGGTGTACTCGTAGTCCACGCAGAGTTCGTGCCACTGGCCTCGCCTACCTTCGAGCCCGGCCCACCGGACGAGAACGCTATAGAGCTGGCACGCGTGATAGATAGGAGCCTTCGCGAGATAAAGGCTGTAGCACTAGACCAGCTTGTCCTGGAGCCCGGTAAGCACGTGTGGCGCCTATTCGTGGACATATACGTGCTTAACCATGACGGTAACCTCTTCGATGCATCCATGCTGGCGGCTATGGCTGCCCTCCTATCAGCTAGGCTGCCAGTAGCCGTTAAGACCGAGGACGGGTACCGGGTCGACCGTAGTAGGTTCACCAGAGTAGTCCCGGTGAATCGCCGCGTAGTCACCGTAACCCTTGCGAAGATAGCTGGAAAGCTCGTAGTAGACCCGACCTACGAGGAAGAGCAGGTAGCAGATACGAGAATGGTCGTGGCAGTCAGCGATGACGGCCGGATAGCGGGCATCCAGAAGACCGGTATGGGCGACCTAGAGTACCGCGAAGTACTATCAGCTGTGGCTATAGCTGTCAACAAGGCTAGTATATACCACAAGGCGCTTGAAGACATGGTACTACCATACCGCGCAAAGATGGAGGAGGAGCTAAGGACAGAGAAAACCGAGGAGGCAGCCGAAGGGGCGGCAGAGCTGCAGCCAGCGCCCCACAGGGAGCACGAGGAATCAGTCGAGATAGCCGAAGTGGCCGACGAAGAGGGGCAGAGCGGCGGAGAAGGCTCCGGGGAGTAG
- a CDS encoding ribosome assembly factor SBDS produces the protein MPRRSKGEHEPVVARLEVGGKRFEVLVNPDLAFDYKQGRDVNLEDLVISDAVYTDLRRGLRASPELLRRVFGTDDVVKIVAEIVRRGELQLTAEQRRKLIEAKRRQLINYIARNAIDPKTKLPIPPARIEAAMEQAGVGVDPFKSVEEQAPQIIRAISRIIPIKLAKALLRIVVPAEYSGRVAGALSKLGEVKHMDWRSDGSLVAELEIPAGLQQEVMDKLNKLTRGNVDVKVVSVV, from the coding sequence ATGCCGCGCCGAAGCAAGGGCGAGCACGAGCCCGTGGTTGCGAGGCTAGAGGTAGGGGGCAAGAGGTTCGAAGTACTCGTAAACCCTGACCTTGCTTTTGACTATAAGCAGGGCAGGGATGTGAACCTGGAGGATCTCGTCATTAGCGACGCTGTATACACTGACCTTCGGCGGGGGCTCCGCGCCTCCCCCGAGCTTCTCCGCCGGGTATTCGGCACAGACGACGTAGTCAAGATTGTCGCTGAGATAGTGAGGCGTGGAGAGCTGCAGCTTACTGCTGAGCAGCGTAGAAAGCTCATCGAGGCTAAGCGTAGGCAGCTTATAAACTACATAGCTCGTAACGCGATTGATCCGAAGACTAAGCTTCCTATACCACCTGCAAGGATAGAAGCTGCTATGGAGCAAGCTGGTGTCGGTGTAGACCCGTTTAAGAGTGTTGAAGAGCAGGCGCCGCAGATAATACGTGCAATCAGCCGCATAATCCCCATAAAGTTGGCGAAAGCGCTGCTCCGTATTGTAGTACCTGCAGAGTATTCCGGGCGGGTGGCTGGCGCGCTCTCCAAGCTTGGGGAGGTAAAACATATGGACTGGCGTAGCGATGGCAGCCTCGTGGCTGAGCTAGAGATACCGGCTGGCCTACAGCAAGAAGTCATGGATAAGCTCAATAAGCTTACCCGGGGCAATGTTGACGTTAAAGTCGTGAGCGTGGTGTAA